The Geobacter sp. AOG2 genome includes a window with the following:
- the dapB gene encoding 4-hydroxy-tetrahydrodipicolinate reductase: MINIAVCGAAGRMGQRIVNAIIESEGVRFSGALERPGHPLVGQDVGLIAGCGELGVAVSDDLNGVIAACDVLIDFTTPKVSLKNLEACGLQKKAIVIGSTGFTPDERALAAELAKTIPVVLAPNMSVGVNVCFKILKDIAATLGDDFDVEIVEAHHRLKKDAPSGTAVRMGEVVAEALGRDYNKVANFHREGITGERTKEEIGMQTIRGGDIIGEHTVYFIGMGERIELSHRAMTRDMFSRGSVRASKWVVSQKPGLYDMQDVLGLR; this comes from the coding sequence ATGATCAACATCGCCGTTTGCGGCGCTGCCGGCCGTATGGGACAGCGCATCGTCAATGCCATCATCGAGTCCGAAGGTGTCCGGTTCTCCGGCGCGCTGGAACGTCCCGGCCATCCGCTCGTGGGCCAGGATGTGGGTCTGATCGCCGGTTGCGGTGAGTTGGGGGTTGCGGTTTCCGACGACCTGAACGGTGTGATTGCCGCCTGTGACGTGTTGATCGACTTTACCACACCCAAGGTATCGCTCAAGAACCTGGAGGCCTGCGGGCTGCAAAAGAAGGCCATCGTGATCGGTTCCACCGGTTTCACCCCCGATGAGCGCGCTCTGGCGGCGGAACTGGCCAAGACAATCCCGGTGGTGCTGGCGCCCAACATGTCGGTTGGGGTCAATGTCTGCTTCAAAATACTTAAGGACATTGCCGCAACCCTGGGAGATGATTTTGACGTGGAGATCGTCGAAGCGCACCACCGCTTGAAAAAGGACGCCCCTTCCGGCACGGCCGTGCGCATGGGCGAGGTGGTGGCCGAGGCCTTGGGGCGCGACTACAACAAGGTGGCCAACTTCCACCGCGAGGGAATCACCGGCGAGCGCACCAAGGAAGAAATCGGCATGCAGACTATCCGTGGCGGCGACATCATCGGTGAGCACACGGTCTACTTCATCGGCATGGGCGAGCGCATTGAGCTGTCCCACCGCGCCATGACCCGCGATATGTTCTCACGCGGTTCGGTCCGGGCCTCCAAGTGGGTCGTCTCGCAGAAACCGGGCTTGTACGACATGCAGGATGTCCTGGGGCTGCGATAG
- the lysA gene encoding diaminopimelate decarboxylase encodes MNHFQYKGNELYAEDVRLADVVAKAGSPVYVYSHATLERHFKAFDDAFAGVPHTVCYSVKANSTQSVLKTFINLGGGVDIVSGGELYRALKAGVAPKKVVYSGVGKKDDEIEYALNTGILMFNVESEQELTRISELASRMGKKAGIAIRVNPDVDPGTHPYITTGLKNAKFGITIDRAMEEYKRAAGLPGIDVIGIDMHIGSQLTKVNPFVDSIEKLKIMIGKLKEMGINLQYLDCGGGLGIQYNNEEPPLPADYGKEIIAATKDLGMHLVFEPGRNIVGNAGILVSRCLYTKERDEKNFIMIDAGMNDLARPALYGSFHGVQPVKKDQDGMITADIVGPICESGDFLVKDREVPMFKQGDLMAFMSAGAYGFAMSSSYNSRPRVAEVMVKGGVFEVVRERETIEDLIKGEKIATFL; translated from the coding sequence ATGAACCACTTTCAGTACAAAGGCAATGAACTCTATGCCGAGGACGTGCGGCTTGCGGATGTCGTCGCAAAGGCCGGCTCGCCGGTCTACGTCTATTCACACGCCACACTGGAACGTCACTTCAAAGCTTTTGACGATGCCTTTGCCGGGGTTCCCCACACGGTCTGCTACTCGGTCAAAGCCAACTCCACCCAGTCGGTACTCAAAACCTTCATCAATCTCGGCGGGGGCGTGGATATCGTCTCCGGCGGCGAGCTGTACCGGGCGCTCAAGGCTGGTGTAGCCCCAAAAAAAGTGGTCTACTCCGGGGTCGGCAAAAAGGACGACGAGATCGAATACGCCCTGAATACCGGCATTCTGATGTTTAACGTGGAGTCGGAGCAGGAGTTGACCAGGATCAGCGAGCTCGCCTCCCGCATGGGGAAGAAGGCCGGCATCGCCATCCGGGTCAACCCGGACGTGGACCCCGGCACTCATCCCTATATCACCACGGGCCTGAAAAATGCCAAATTCGGCATCACCATCGACCGCGCCATGGAGGAGTACAAGCGTGCCGCCGGTCTGCCGGGCATCGACGTGATCGGCATCGACATGCATATAGGCTCCCAGTTGACCAAGGTCAATCCCTTCGTCGATTCCATAGAGAAACTGAAGATCATGATCGGCAAGCTGAAGGAAATGGGCATCAACCTGCAATACCTGGACTGCGGCGGCGGTCTGGGCATCCAGTACAACAACGAGGAACCGCCGCTGCCGGCCGACTACGGCAAGGAGATCATCGCCGCCACCAAGGACCTGGGCATGCACCTGGTGTTTGAACCGGGCCGCAATATCGTCGGCAATGCCGGAATCCTGGTGAGTCGCTGCCTCTACACCAAGGAGCGCGACGAGAAGAACTTCATCATGATCGACGCCGGAATGAACGATCTGGCCCGCCCGGCCCTATACGGCTCCTTCCACGGTGTGCAGCCGGTAAAAAAGGATCAGGACGGCATGATCACCGCCGACATCGTCGGGCCGATCTGCGAGTCGGGCGACTTCCTCGTCAAGGACCGGGAAGTGCCGATGTTCAAGCAGGGCGACCTGATGGCTTTCATGTCGGCCGGTGCCTACGGGTTTGCCATGAGCAGTTCCTACAACAGCCGTCCCCGTGTGGCCGAAGTGATGGTCAAGGGTGGCGTATTCGAGGTCGTCCGCGAGCGTGAGACGATAGAAGACCTGATCAAGGGCGAGAAGATCGCCACGTTCCTGTAG
- the dapA gene encoding 4-hydroxy-tetrahydrodipicolinate synthase, which translates to MFRGSIVAIVTPFKNGAVDEEKLRELVEFQIAGGTDAIVPCGTTGESSTLDYEEHDRVIEIVVQQVNKRVPVIAGTGSNSTREAIEMTAHAKKIGADGALLVTPYYNKPTQEGLYRHYTAVADAVELPLVLYNVPGRTGVNLLPETVARLAHHRNIVAIKEATGSLQQASEILALCGDQIDVLSGDDFITFPLMACGGKGVISVTANIMPAEVAAMVDAFEAGNMAEARRLHLKLLKISNAMFLESNPIPVKTALGLMGKCSDEMRLPLCPMGEANKAKLAAIMKEYNLI; encoded by the coding sequence ATGTTTAGAGGAAGTATTGTCGCCATCGTGACACCATTCAAAAACGGTGCAGTTGACGAAGAGAAGTTGCGTGAGCTGGTGGAATTCCAGATTGCGGGCGGTACCGATGCCATCGTGCCCTGCGGCACCACCGGCGAATCGTCTACCCTGGACTACGAAGAACACGACCGGGTGATTGAGATCGTTGTGCAGCAGGTCAACAAGCGGGTTCCGGTCATAGCCGGCACCGGTTCCAATTCGACCCGCGAAGCGATCGAGATGACGGCTCATGCCAAGAAGATCGGAGCCGACGGCGCCTTGCTGGTCACCCCCTATTACAACAAGCCGACCCAGGAAGGGCTTTATCGCCACTACACGGCAGTTGCCGATGCCGTCGAACTGCCGTTGGTCCTGTACAACGTGCCCGGCCGCACTGGCGTGAACCTGTTGCCCGAGACCGTGGCCCGGCTGGCGCACCACCGGAATATCGTGGCCATCAAGGAGGCCACCGGCTCCCTTCAGCAGGCATCCGAAATCCTGGCCCTGTGCGGCGACCAGATAGACGTGCTCTCCGGTGACGACTTCATTACCTTTCCGCTCATGGCCTGCGGCGGCAAAGGGGTTATCTCGGTCACTGCCAACATCATGCCCGCAGAGGTTGCGGCCATGGTGGACGCCTTCGAGGCCGGCAACATGGCAGAGGCGCGCCGTCTGCATCTGAAACTGCTCAAGATCAGTAACGCCATGTTCCTCGAGAGCAACCCGATCCCAGTCAAGACCGCTTTGGGGTTGATGGGCAAATGCAGCGACGAGATGCGCCTGCCGCTTTGCCCCATGGGTGAGGCCAACAAGGCCAAGCTGGCTGCCATCATGAAAGAGTATAACCTGATTTAA
- a CDS encoding NUDIX domain-containing protein, which produces MPLTFDTISTTLSRLQHDETPTDGRSPAAVAMILAEGPLGLQLLLLERAADERDPWSGNLAFPGGRVEAGETLRQAAERETREEAAIELAAARHLGRLADCVGAHMPVRIACFAYGFGHEPPAVTINHESRDAFWANLADLADRGRHVSTEVHFRGGSMTVPAIRLPQPDKPVLWGITYRLVMQFLQMHGLI; this is translated from the coding sequence ATGCCTCTCACCTTTGACACCATATCCACAACGCTTTCCCGGCTGCAGCACGATGAGACGCCCACTGACGGGCGTAGCCCGGCCGCAGTGGCCATGATCCTGGCCGAAGGCCCCCTAGGCTTGCAACTGCTCCTGCTGGAGCGGGCCGCCGATGAGCGCGACCCCTGGTCCGGCAATCTGGCCTTTCCCGGAGGGCGGGTCGAAGCGGGCGAGACACTGCGTCAGGCCGCCGAACGGGAGACCCGCGAGGAGGCCGCTATCGAGTTGGCTGCGGCCCGGCACCTGGGCAGGCTTGCCGATTGCGTCGGCGCGCACATGCCGGTGCGGATCGCCTGCTTTGCCTATGGCTTCGGCCATGAACCCCCGGCGGTGACCATCAACCACGAGTCGCGAGACGCATTCTGGGCAAACCTGGCCGACCTTGCGGACCGGGGACGGCATGTCAGCACCGAGGTTCACTTCCGCGGCGGTTCGATGACGGTTCCCGCCATTCGTCTCCCGCAACCGGACAAGCCGGTGTTATGGGGTATTACCTATCGGCTGGTGATGCAGTTCCTACAGATGCATGGCTTGATTTGA
- a CDS encoding GNAT family N-acetyltransferase: MKIQTVTMENRVKVYALLQRAFPRSAYEAALVQKLHENCRAVHEWVCIHTNKVIAYIAFSPAYHGKEVCGLHLAPMAVAPDFQRQGVGAELLRFALRQEAIKSQTLFVLGEPAYYTRFGFEPCSMPVCPFDTNNAHFLSMRNTVATSFVVGYEPEFKTAAPPPRAQGKKHRTR, from the coding sequence ATGAAGATTCAAACGGTGACAATGGAAAACCGCGTCAAGGTCTATGCCCTGTTGCAACGCGCCTTTCCCCGTAGCGCTTATGAAGCCGCGCTGGTGCAAAAACTCCACGAGAACTGCCGGGCCGTGCACGAGTGGGTCTGTATCCACACCAACAAGGTCATTGCGTACATCGCCTTTTCCCCAGCCTATCACGGCAAGGAGGTCTGCGGCCTGCACCTGGCGCCCATGGCCGTGGCGCCCGATTTTCAAAGGCAGGGGGTGGGCGCGGAACTGCTTCGGTTTGCCCTGCGGCAGGAGGCGATCAAAAGCCAAACCCTGTTCGTCCTGGGCGAACCGGCCTATTACACCAGGTTCGGCTTTGAGCCATGCAGTATGCCGGTCTGCCCGTTCGATACCAACAACGCGCATTTCCTGAGCATGCGCAACACCGTTGCCACCAGTTTTGTTGTTGGCTACGAACCCGAGTTCAAAACCGCCGCGCCGCCGCCCCGCGCGCAGGGTAAAAAACACCGGACCCGGTGA
- a CDS encoding LL-diaminopimelate aminotransferase codes for MAKINDNYLKLKAGYLFPEIGRRVRAFAEANPTAKVIRLGIGDVTRPLAPAVIKAFHDAVDDLATIDKFAGYGPEQGYDWLIDAIIEKSYKPLGVSLKTDEMFISDGSKCDCANILDIFALDNVVAIGDPVYPVYNDTNVMIGRTGEADDKGYYKNIVYLPCNEANGFIPALPTQKVDIIYLCFPNNPTGVVASKDELKKWVDYALANDAVIFFDAAYEAFITDPAIPHSIYEIEGAKRCAIEFRSFSKTAGFTGVRCGLVVVPEEVMGTTSTGEKYSFNKLWLRRTTTKFNGASYPVQRAAAAVYSDEGWKQTREIIDYYMENARIIREGLAEAGLTVYGGVNAPYIWLKTPAGMTSWDFFDKLLNEANVVGTPGSGFGPSGEGFFRLSAFGNRDNVIEAVDRIKKNLK; via the coding sequence ATGGCAAAAATCAACGACAACTACCTGAAACTGAAAGCAGGCTATCTGTTCCCGGAGATCGGCCGCCGCGTGCGCGCCTTTGCCGAGGCCAACCCGACCGCCAAGGTCATCCGCCTGGGCATCGGCGACGTCACCCGCCCCCTGGCCCCGGCCGTGATCAAGGCCTTCCACGACGCCGTGGACGATCTGGCGACTATCGACAAATTCGCCGGTTACGGCCCGGAGCAGGGCTACGACTGGCTGATCGACGCCATCATCGAAAAATCCTACAAGCCGCTGGGGGTCAGTCTCAAAACGGACGAGATGTTCATCTCCGACGGCTCCAAGTGCGACTGCGCCAACATCCTGGACATCTTTGCCCTGGACAACGTGGTGGCCATCGGCGACCCGGTCTACCCGGTCTACAACGACACCAACGTCATGATCGGCCGCACCGGCGAGGCCGACGACAAGGGGTACTACAAGAACATCGTCTACCTGCCCTGTAACGAGGCCAACGGTTTTATCCCGGCCCTGCCAACCCAAAAGGTGGACATCATCTATCTCTGCTTCCCCAACAACCCGACCGGGGTGGTGGCATCCAAGGACGAACTGAAGAAATGGGTCGATTACGCCCTTGCCAACGACGCGGTGATCTTTTTCGACGCCGCCTACGAAGCCTTCATCACCGATCCCGCCATTCCCCACTCCATCTACGAGATCGAAGGGGCCAAGCGGTGCGCCATCGAGTTCCGCTCCTTCTCCAAGACCGCCGGTTTCACCGGCGTGCGTTGCGGTCTGGTGGTCGTGCCGGAGGAGGTTATGGGCACCACCTCAACCGGTGAGAAGTACAGCTTCAACAAGCTCTGGCTGCGCCGCACCACCACCAAGTTCAACGGCGCCTCCTACCCGGTGCAGCGGGCCGCCGCCGCGGTCTACAGCGACGAGGGGTGGAAACAGACCAGGGAGATCATCGATTACTACATGGAGAACGCCCGCATCATTCGCGAAGGTCTGGCGGAAGCGGGGCTGACGGTCTACGGCGGGGTCAACGCCCCCTACATCTGGCTCAAGACGCCTGCCGGCATGACCAGTTGGGACTTCTTCGACAAACTCCTGAACGAGGCCAACGTGGTGGGAACACCCGGTTCCGGTTTCGGCCCCAGCGGGGAAGGGTTTTTCCGGCTGTCGGCCTTCGGGAATCGTGACAATGTCATTGAGGCGGTGGATAGGATCAAAAAGAACCTGAAATAG
- a CDS encoding sensor domain-containing diguanylate cyclase: MNAGVPFRRHSITVRMTVAVCTFIILFASLLVVSSLYYFKQELKNTISSQQMTLLTVVAQGIDQKLTAAQKTIIEASRDVTPGMVADPDAAQRFLDSQHSIKSLFDNGIYLFSKDGRIIAEAPFLPGRRGKDVSFRQFYQQTIATGNAVISTPFISTHSPGTPALNITAPVRDKNGRLIAILGGGVNLLQDNFLGDLSHIRIAKKGYLLLVAGDRTVIMHPDRSRIIATKIAPGANKLLDRALEGTEGVGEYTNFRGVRVLSSFKRLHSTDWVVGADYPLDEAYQSVHRLERYFFAAVVVSVCLIILIVRLIMGNYTSTLVRFAEHVGQISSKNGADRLFRIESEDEVGLVAQTFNAMIQDQDKKNEELFYISTHDALSGLYNRAYFDDQMDRLSAGRITPISVVMADIDDLKVFNDSHGHSAGDVLITTVALILLESFRAEDVVARIGGDEFAILLPGVDAVQADVALKRVRSVADKYAAQASGLTLSISLGCATVQDPTKLDEALQHADQQMYLDKVSRKLVEKESEL; encoded by the coding sequence ATGAATGCCGGGGTTCCGTTCAGGCGACACAGTATCACCGTAAGGATGACCGTGGCGGTCTGCACCTTCATCATCCTGTTTGCGTCGCTTTTGGTGGTCTCCTCCCTGTACTATTTCAAGCAGGAACTCAAAAACACGATCTCCAGCCAGCAAATGACCTTGCTGACCGTTGTGGCCCAAGGCATCGATCAGAAGCTGACGGCTGCCCAGAAAACAATTATTGAAGCATCCCGCGATGTCACGCCCGGCATGGTTGCAGACCCGGATGCGGCGCAGCGTTTTCTCGACAGCCAGCACAGCATCAAGAGTCTCTTCGACAACGGGATCTACCTGTTCTCGAAAGATGGGCGGATCATCGCCGAAGCACCTTTTCTCCCCGGCCGGCGCGGTAAGGATGTCTCTTTCCGGCAGTTTTATCAACAAACCATTGCCACGGGAAATGCGGTCATTTCGACCCCCTTCATTTCAACCCATTCCCCTGGGACGCCGGCGCTCAACATCACCGCCCCGGTACGGGACAAGAACGGGAGATTGATTGCTATCCTGGGCGGTGGCGTAAACCTGCTGCAAGATAATTTCCTGGGCGACCTGTCCCATATCCGCATAGCAAAAAAGGGATATCTCCTCCTGGTGGCCGGCGACCGGACCGTCATCATGCACCCGGACAGATCGCGGATCATAGCGACCAAGATCGCACCGGGTGCTAACAAGCTGCTGGACAGGGCGTTGGAAGGTACTGAAGGGGTTGGTGAATATACCAACTTCCGTGGTGTGCGCGTCCTGTCGTCCTTCAAGCGTCTCCACTCCACCGACTGGGTCGTCGGCGCCGATTATCCGCTGGACGAAGCCTACCAATCGGTCCACCGCCTGGAAAGATATTTTTTCGCGGCGGTGGTTGTCAGCGTCTGCCTGATCATCCTGATCGTCAGACTGATCATGGGGAACTACACCAGCACTCTGGTGCGCTTCGCCGAACACGTCGGGCAGATCTCTTCCAAGAACGGTGCCGACCGCCTGTTCAGGATCGAGAGCGAGGATGAGGTGGGGCTCGTGGCGCAGACCTTCAACGCCATGATCCAGGACCAGGACAAGAAGAACGAAGAACTGTTCTACATCAGCACCCACGACGCCCTTTCGGGGCTTTACAACCGCGCCTATTTCGACGACCAGATGGACCGGCTCTCCGCCGGCCGTATCACCCCTATCTCCGTGGTGATGGCCGATATCGACGACCTCAAGGTTTTCAACGACAGTCACGGCCATTCGGCCGGCGACGTGCTGATCACCACCGTTGCCCTGATCCTGCTGGAATCGTTCCGCGCCGAAGACGTGGTTGCCCGCATCGGCGGTGACGAATTCGCCATCCTGCTGCCGGGCGTGGATGCCGTCCAGGCGGACGTTGCCCTGAAACGGGTCAGGAGCGTGGCGGACAAGTATGCTGCCCAGGCCAGCGGGCTTACCCTGTCCATCTCCCTGGGGTGCGCCACGGTGCAGGACCCGACCAAACTGGACGAAGCCCTACAGCATGCCGACCAGCAGATGTACCTGGATAAGGTGAGCCGCAAGCTGGTGGAAAAGGAATCGGAATTGTAG
- the tpx gene encoding thiol peroxidase yields MSERKGVITFKGNPMTLVGPEVKIGDKAPDFTVADNGLTATTLATYAGKIKIISAVPSLDTPVCDTETRRFNQEAAGLPGNVVVLTISQDLPFAQKRWCGAAGIDRVITLSDYRNRSFGKNYGVLIEELVLLARAIFVVDANDIVRYVQIVPEVTSEPDYAAVIAAAKALL; encoded by the coding sequence ATGAGCGAACGTAAAGGAGTCATCACCTTCAAGGGGAACCCCATGACCTTGGTCGGCCCGGAGGTAAAGATCGGCGACAAGGCACCCGACTTCACCGTGGCGGATAACGGCCTGACGGCAACAACGCTGGCCACCTACGCCGGCAAGATAAAGATCATCAGCGCCGTACCGTCGCTGGACACACCGGTATGCGACACCGAAACCCGTCGTTTCAATCAGGAGGCAGCCGGTCTGCCGGGCAACGTGGTGGTGTTGACCATCAGCCAGGATCTCCCCTTTGCCCAAAAACGCTGGTGCGGCGCGGCGGGCATCGACAGGGTGATCACCCTGTCCGACTACCGCAACCGTTCCTTCGGCAAAAACTACGGCGTCCTGATCGAAGAGTTGGTGTTGCTTGCCAGGGCGATTTTCGTTGTGGATGCCAACGATATCGTCCGCTACGTCCAGATCGTGCCCGAAGTGACCAGCGAGCCGGACTACGCCGCCGTAATCGCGGCGGCCAAGGCGCTGCTGTAG
- a CDS encoding DUF445 domain-containing protein, which produces MDNRKRLLIRNKTIATGLMIGAALLFVVARLHKGQGHWEWVAAFAEAAMVGALADWFAVVALFRHPLGVPIPHTAIIKNKKDVIAGNLAGFIRDKFLASDTLIAKLREYNPAEHLAAYLMSKDNAAGLAKGATRVLADSLDFIHDERVQRLLRAALGSRIENFDLSTATGTMLDALRKDNRHQIVLDDLLRRCAAWLATDEAQARLANAIDTMCKKEYPILAAFIPNREQFAKGVGEKVVHRINVFIQEVNADPCHEVRYRFDTTVTEFIARLKSDPALRDKIETIKGEVVHNQAIADYARSIGNDLKGWLSDDLHQPESQVQEKIAAAVAGLGAALSRNRGLQESLNAYLETLILHYGDGLRTAVAGHISGTMQRWESDDYTSEIELSIGSDLQFIRMNGTLVGGVIGLLLHAVSLLLG; this is translated from the coding sequence GTGGACAACAGAAAACGACTACTGATCAGAAACAAGACAATAGCCACGGGATTGATGATCGGCGCGGCTCTGCTGTTTGTGGTGGCCCGCCTGCACAAGGGGCAGGGGCACTGGGAGTGGGTTGCCGCTTTTGCGGAGGCGGCCATGGTCGGCGCCCTGGCGGACTGGTTCGCCGTGGTGGCGCTGTTCCGCCACCCTTTGGGAGTACCCATACCCCATACGGCCATCATCAAGAACAAAAAGGACGTCATTGCCGGGAACCTGGCGGGCTTTATCCGCGACAAATTCCTGGCCAGCGATACCCTGATCGCCAAGCTGCGGGAGTACAACCCGGCCGAACATCTTGCCGCGTATCTGATGTCGAAGGATAATGCCGCCGGTCTGGCCAAAGGGGCGACCCGTGTGCTTGCCGATTCCCTGGATTTCATCCATGACGAGCGGGTGCAGCGGTTGTTGCGGGCCGCCCTGGGCAGCCGGATCGAAAACTTCGATCTATCCACTGCCACCGGTACGATGCTCGATGCGCTCAGAAAGGACAATCGTCACCAAATCGTCCTCGATGACCTGTTGCGCCGTTGTGCCGCGTGGCTGGCGACCGATGAGGCGCAGGCCAGGCTGGCCAACGCCATTGATACCATGTGCAAGAAGGAATACCCGATCCTGGCGGCTTTCATCCCCAACCGCGAACAGTTTGCCAAAGGGGTGGGGGAAAAGGTGGTACACCGGATCAACGTATTTATCCAGGAGGTCAACGCCGATCCTTGTCATGAGGTCCGGTACCGGTTCGATACCACCGTGACGGAGTTTATTGCCCGGTTGAAGTCCGACCCGGCGTTGCGGGACAAGATCGAGACGATCAAGGGTGAGGTCGTCCATAACCAGGCAATAGCCGATTACGCCCGGAGCATCGGCAACGATTTGAAGGGTTGGCTGAGCGACGACCTGCATCAGCCCGAGTCACAGGTGCAGGAGAAGATTGCGGCGGCGGTTGCCGGTCTCGGCGCGGCCTTGTCCCGCAACCGGGGGTTGCAGGAGTCGCTGAATGCTTATCTGGAAACCCTGATACTACATTACGGGGATGGGCTGCGGACTGCGGTTGCCGGGCATATTTCCGGCACCATGCAACGGTGGGAAAGCGACGACTATACCAGCGAGATCGAGCTGAGCATCGGTTCCGACCTGCAATTTATCAGGATGAACGGCACCCTGGTGGGCGGCGTGATCGGCCTGCTCCTGCATGCCGTCTCTCTGCTGCTCGGGTAG
- a CDS encoding VOC family protein produces MANPFVHVELATTDVAKAKAFYTGLFDWELEEIPGMDYTLIKVGEGTGGGIMRTVQPDSPSCWMAYVLVDDAVVATDKARALGATICKEVTEIPGIGWFSVITDPTGATLALWQMNPAGKKP; encoded by the coding sequence ATGGCAAATCCGTTCGTGCATGTGGAGTTGGCGACCACCGACGTGGCCAAGGCCAAGGCGTTTTATACCGGGCTGTTTGATTGGGAGTTGGAAGAGATACCGGGAATGGACTATACCCTGATCAAGGTGGGCGAAGGGACCGGCGGCGGCATCATGAGAACCGTCCAGCCCGATTCGCCCTCCTGCTGGATGGCCTACGTGCTGGTGGACGACGCGGTCGTCGCCACCGACAAGGCCCGAGCTCTCGGGGCGACGATCTGCAAGGAGGTTACCGAGATCCCCGGCATCGGCTGGTTCAGCGTCATCACCGACCCGACCGGGGCGACACTGGCCCTGTGGCAGATGAATCCGGCCGGTAAGAAACCCTAG